CACACGGAGGTAGCACTGGCGGTCCGGCGCGGGCGCGGTAAATGCCGCATCCACCATTAGCGGCGCGGTCTCCGCCGGCAGCGCCCCCTGGCAGGCCGCCAGGAACGGCCGGGCTATAATCATCGCGGTCACCAGCGCCGAGGCGGGGTTGCCGGGCAAGCCCAGGAACGGCGTCTCGCCGATGCGGCCATAGGCCAGCGGCTTGCCCGGTTTCATGGCGATTCTCCACAACGACAGCTGGCCAATGGTTTCCAGCACGGCCTTGACGTGATCCTCCTCGCCCACGGAAACGCCGCCACAGGACAGCACCACGTCGGCCTGGTCGGCCGCGTGCGAGAAGCGCTCGGCAATCACTTCAGGCCGGTCGGGCGCGACGCCCATATCGACCACGTCGAACCCCCACTGCCCGAGCAACGCGCCCAGCAGGTAACGGTTGGAGTTGAAAATCTTGCCGGGTCCGGCCTCGGCGCCGGGTTCGACCAGTTCGTCCCCGTTGGCGACAACCGCCACCCGCAGGCGCCGGCGCACCGGCAGCGCCGCGCAGCCGACCGATGCCGCCACGCCGATGTCCTGGGCCAGCAGGCGGCGCCCCGCGGGCAACACGTTCGCGCCCCTGGCGGTATCCTGGCCGCGCGCACGGACGTGATCGCCGGCGACCGGCTGCTTCAGAACCCGCACGCCGTCATCATCGACGCGGCAGTTTTCCTGCATGGCCACGGCGTCGGCACCGTTGGGCAACTCGGCGCCGGTAAAGATTCGTGTCACGGTGTGGGGCGTGTGATCCCCACCCACCTGCCCGGCGGCCACCCGCCCACCCAGCGGTAACGGTTGGTCCGCCCCGCGCCAGTCCGCCGCGGCCAGGGCGTAGCCGTCCATGGCCGAATTGTCGGCCGGCGGCACGTCCACTGTTGCGACCAGCGGCACGGCCAGGACACGACCGCGCGCGGCGGCCAGCGGCACAGGCTCCGAAGCGGGCGGCCCTGGTGCATCCGCCAGCAGGCGGGCGATGGCCTGCTCGACGCTCAGCATCCCACGGCGGCGCCCGTGTGGCAGACGAAATTACAGGGGCGATGCCGCGCATCCAGCTGCTCGGCAAGGATGCGGTTCCAGGCCGTGCGGCAAGCGCCGGTCGAGCCCGGCACGCAGAACACCAGCGTGCGGTTGGCCAGCCCGGCGATGGCGCGCGACTGGATTGTCGAGGTACCGATTTCCTCGAAAGACAGTTGCCTGAACAGTTCGCCAAAGCCTTCGATGGGGCGGTCGAACAGCGGCGCCAGCGCCTC
The sequence above is drawn from the Marinihelvus fidelis genome and encodes:
- the moaB gene encoding molybdenum cofactor biosynthesis protein B, producing MADNAKAFIPLRVAILTVSDSRNFETDTSGAALESLATAAGHRLADRQLCRDDIYAMRAIVSAWIADPVVDVVITTGGTGMSDRDSTPEALAPLFDRPIEGFGELFRQLSFEEIGTSTIQSRAIAGLANRTLVFCVPGSTGACRTAWNRILAEQLDARHRPCNFVCHTGAAVGC
- a CDS encoding molybdopterin molybdotransferase MoeA, with the protein product MLSVEQAIARLLADAPGPPASEPVPLAAARGRVLAVPLVATVDVPPADNSAMDGYALAAADWRGADQPLPLGGRVAAGQVGGDHTPHTVTRIFTGAELPNGADAVAMQENCRVDDDGVRVLKQPVAGDHVRARGQDTARGANVLPAGRRLLAQDIGVAASVGCAALPVRRRLRVAVVANGDELVEPGAEAGPGKIFNSNRYLLGALLGQWGFDVVDMGVAPDRPEVIAERFSHAADQADVVLSCGGVSVGEEDHVKAVLETIGQLSLWRIAMKPGKPLAYGRIGETPFLGLPGNPASALVTAMIIARPFLAACQGALPAETAPLMVDAAFTAPAPDRQCYLRVRHTGRGLEAYTNQSSGILLGASWADGLAIQPPGLAIEPGTPLQFLPWALLA